The Mesorhizobium koreense genome includes a window with the following:
- a CDS encoding PAS domain S-box protein: MGSSQYSFMDIVVLDEIRSRFADGDALVVLSADLGEVLWANGPGARLFGYRDIGSIIGAPPKMGLPAERQISSTPGYPHIGRDRSIAVRITNGFTSHVVRPLASCIAMPDGERAILLAVPASEGPSADAGVRAKRAIEGFGGEGQFTALVDGEGKIVAASPDFASLAIGEATLLGLIREVQGPERLAKRRIPVRTLMMPAGMARLTDEPATHLIVVVDDSEEAEEPRTEAADTQAPEPGSTPAATEPLEAADPADEATAAEDKPTTSGDAPAAEKATEDKAVQHGSVDRWYFLHDEENKREPEAAPVVDQSGEPAAEPAATMSPPRQADLGTTPVKFVWRTGADGCFTSISDEFAAALGDASADIVGRPFVEVAQAFGFDTDGEIAGLLERRDTWSGRSVLWPVIGADMRVPVDLAALPIYGRDRNFEGFRGFGVARTADAVAAPAPEPAASQAEEAAAGGGKPPSPEINEDEAAAPAAEETAKEKADPFQGEIPALAIVPKPERRYSDKIIRLAEHRPAAPTEDGLSQTERNAFREIGARLRKDSEKRRDAEQPHEAPEKSVAEKETDADKVLPIVRESFGKRDWLKFSEPQTGQSGADTEDAPTSAEASSTPDDAEAAEKAGAPESLPPESPPGEAGDTVSTMEAANTDAEDMPIPSDAAMDDGVKTTVAGDETGTSGDSSQRTTKASEETDATEDGAPAKEQKAAVEQEPVIPSAFVSPDFVAEEAAAQPRLYQAILSKLPTPVLVHSGDELHYANDEFLRLTGYPSLEAIRSAGGLGELFADPYDAEGEAGGRKLCLRTASGDTRPVEALLQSVPWKSGKALMLALRPVAQPAEQETSAEIRQFPLPQTASETKSDAETKSSPEARVEELRAIIDTATDGVVLISPEGTIRSISRPAEALFGFDSDEVAGKQFAALFAIESQRAAQDYLNGLSDNGVASVLNDGREVIGREAQGRFIPLFMTIGRLPGDNGFCAVLRDVTQWKRAEEELTQARSQAEVASSQKTEFLARVSHEIRTPLNAIIGFSELMIDEKFGPVGNDRYRDYLRDINRSGSHVLDLVNDLLDISKIEAGEQEMNYEAVSLNDTLAETVAMMQPQANRERVIIRSSFPSRLPEVVADLRSVRQIALNLLSNAVRYTQAGGQVIVSTSYETNGDIVMRVRDTGVGMSQPEIEQAMKPFKQVNTLRRPRGDGTGLGLPLTKAMVEANRARFSISSTPGAGTLVEVTFPSTRVLAD; the protein is encoded by the coding sequence ATGGGATCGAGCCAGTATTCCTTCATGGACATCGTGGTTCTGGATGAAATCCGGAGCCGCTTCGCCGATGGCGACGCGCTGGTCGTGCTGTCGGCCGATCTCGGCGAGGTGCTTTGGGCGAACGGGCCCGGCGCGCGACTCTTCGGCTATCGCGATATCGGCAGTATCATCGGTGCGCCCCCCAAGATGGGCCTGCCCGCCGAGCGCCAGATATCGTCGACGCCGGGCTATCCGCATATCGGTCGCGACCGGTCGATAGCCGTCCGCATCACCAACGGCTTCACCAGCCATGTCGTTCGCCCGCTCGCCTCCTGCATCGCCATGCCGGACGGCGAGAGGGCGATCCTGCTTGCCGTACCGGCCAGCGAAGGGCCTTCCGCAGACGCCGGCGTACGAGCCAAGCGCGCGATCGAGGGCTTTGGCGGAGAAGGTCAGTTCACGGCACTGGTGGACGGCGAAGGTAAGATCGTGGCCGCCTCGCCGGATTTCGCGTCTCTGGCGATCGGCGAGGCGACGCTTCTCGGCCTCATTCGGGAGGTGCAGGGCCCGGAGCGTCTGGCGAAGCGGCGCATTCCGGTCCGCACCCTCATGATGCCGGCCGGCATGGCGCGGCTGACCGACGAACCGGCAACACATCTCATCGTCGTCGTGGACGATAGCGAGGAGGCCGAGGAACCGAGGACCGAAGCGGCTGACACGCAGGCGCCCGAACCCGGGTCGACGCCGGCCGCTACGGAACCTCTCGAAGCTGCCGATCCGGCCGACGAAGCGACCGCAGCCGAAGACAAGCCGACAACGTCCGGAGATGCGCCAGCCGCTGAGAAGGCAACCGAGGACAAGGCGGTCCAGCATGGTTCGGTCGACCGCTGGTATTTCCTTCACGACGAGGAAAATAAGCGAGAACCGGAGGCTGCGCCGGTCGTGGACCAATCCGGCGAACCGGCTGCGGAGCCCGCCGCGACGATGTCCCCGCCGCGCCAGGCGGACCTTGGCACGACGCCGGTGAAATTCGTCTGGCGCACGGGCGCCGACGGCTGCTTCACGTCCATCTCGGATGAATTCGCAGCAGCGCTCGGCGATGCTTCGGCCGACATCGTCGGTCGCCCGTTCGTGGAAGTCGCGCAGGCGTTCGGTTTCGACACGGATGGCGAGATCGCCGGCCTGCTCGAACGGCGCGACACATGGTCGGGCCGCTCTGTCCTGTGGCCGGTCATCGGCGCGGACATGCGCGTGCCTGTCGATCTTGCCGCGCTGCCGATCTATGGGCGCGACCGCAACTTCGAAGGGTTCCGTGGCTTCGGGGTCGCGCGCACGGCCGATGCGGTGGCGGCACCAGCGCCGGAACCGGCCGCGTCGCAAGCCGAGGAGGCAGCAGCGGGCGGAGGCAAACCACCCTCGCCCGAAATCAACGAAGACGAGGCCGCCGCACCGGCGGCGGAAGAGACTGCAAAGGAAAAGGCCGATCCTTTCCAGGGTGAGATTCCCGCACTCGCCATCGTCCCGAAGCCGGAACGGCGCTACAGCGACAAGATCATCCGCCTGGCCGAGCACCGGCCGGCGGCTCCCACCGAGGACGGCCTGTCGCAGACGGAACGCAACGCCTTCCGCGAGATCGGCGCCCGCCTCAGGAAGGACAGCGAGAAGCGCCGCGACGCGGAGCAGCCTCATGAGGCCCCTGAAAAGAGCGTCGCTGAAAAAGAAACCGACGCCGACAAGGTTTTGCCGATCGTACGGGAAAGTTTCGGCAAGCGCGACTGGCTGAAATTCTCGGAACCGCAAACCGGGCAATCCGGCGCCGACACCGAAGATGCGCCGACATCGGCGGAGGCCAGCAGCACCCCGGATGACGCGGAAGCAGCCGAAAAAGCCGGCGCGCCCGAAAGTCTTCCGCCGGAATCCCCACCGGGCGAAGCCGGCGACACCGTGAGTACGATGGAAGCGGCGAACACCGACGCCGAGGATATGCCCATCCCTTCCGACGCCGCCATGGACGATGGCGTGAAGACGACGGTCGCCGGCGATGAAACCGGGACGTCAGGGGATTCCAGTCAACGAACCACGAAAGCCAGCGAGGAGACGGACGCCACCGAAGACGGCGCCCCCGCCAAGGAGCAGAAAGCAGCGGTCGAGCAAGAGCCGGTAATTCCTTCTGCTTTCGTGTCTCCCGATTTTGTCGCGGAGGAGGCCGCCGCGCAGCCTCGCCTTTATCAGGCTATCCTGTCTAAGCTGCCGACGCCGGTGCTCGTCCATTCCGGCGACGAACTGCATTATGCCAATGACGAATTCCTGCGCCTGACCGGCTATCCGTCTCTCGAGGCGATCCGCTCCGCCGGTGGGCTGGGCGAGCTTTTCGCCGACCCTTATGACGCCGAAGGCGAGGCCGGCGGCCGCAAGCTCTGCCTCAGGACGGCATCCGGCGACACAAGGCCGGTCGAGGCGCTCCTGCAATCGGTGCCGTGGAAGAGCGGCAAGGCGCTGATGCTGGCGCTCCGCCCGGTTGCGCAGCCGGCCGAGCAGGAAACATCGGCGGAAATCCGGCAATTTCCTCTCCCCCAGACCGCGTCTGAAACGAAGAGCGACGCCGAAACGAAGAGCAGCCCCGAAGCGCGGGTCGAGGAGCTCCGGGCCATCATCGACACGGCGACTGACGGTGTGGTGCTCATATCGCCGGAAGGGACAATACGCTCGATCAGCCGGCCGGCCGAGGCTCTTTTCGGCTTCGACAGCGACGAGGTCGCCGGCAAGCAGTTTGCCGCACTTTTCGCCATCGAAAGCCAGCGCGCCGCACAGGATTATTTGAACGGGCTGTCGGACAACGGCGTCGCCAGCGTGCTGAATGACGGGCGCGAGGTCATCGGGCGCGAGGCGCAGGGCCGCTTCATCCCGCTCTTCATGACGATCGGCCGCCTGCCCGGCGACAACGGGTTCTGCGCCGTGCTGCGCGACGTCACCCAATGGAAACGCGCCGAGGAAGAACTGACACAGGCGCGGTCGCAGGCGGAGGTCGCGTCCTCGCAGAAGACGGAATTCCTGGCGCGCGTCAGCCACGAGATCCGTACGCCGCTCAACGCCATTATCGGCTTCTCGGAGTTGATGATCGACGAGAAATTCGGGCCGGTCGGCAACGACCGTTACCGCGACTACCTGCGCGATATCAATCGCTCGGGCAGCCACGTCCTCGACCTCGTCAACGATTTGCTCGACATATCCAAGATCGAGGCGGGCGAACAGGAGATGAACTACGAGGCGGTGTCGCTCAACGACACGCTCGCCGAGACTGTCGCCATGATGCAGCCGCAGGCCAACCGCGAGCGCGTCATCATCCGCTCGAGCTTCCCTTCCCGGCTGCCGGAAGTCGTGGCCGATTTGCGCAGCGTCAGGCAGATCGCGCTCAACCTCCTGTCGAATGCCGTCCGCTATACGCAGGCCGGCGGACAGGTGATCGTCTCGACCTCCTACGAGACGAACGGCGACATCGTCATGCGCGTGCGCGATACCGGGGTCGGCATGAGCCAGCCGGAGATCGAACAGGCGATGAAGCCGTTCAAGCAGGTCAATACGCTGAGGCGGCCACGCGGGGACGGCACCGGGCTTGGCCTGCCGCTGACCAAGGCGATGGTGGAGGCGAACCGTGCCCGCTTCTCAATCAGTTCCACGCCGGGCGCCGGAACGCTGGTGGAAGTCACCTTCCCGTCGACCCGCGTCCTGGCGGATTGA
- a CDS encoding acetoacetate--CoA ligase codes for MSEAPLWSPSPAAIAASPMTAFMKAAARASGSDIGDYGRLHQWSIEDREAFWGLVWDQCGVIGEKGSRVMVDGDRMPGASFFPDARLNFAENLLRKKGGEDAIVFRGEDKVERRLSWDDLHALVSRMQQLFRAEGVKAGDRIAGMMPNMPEAVAAMLAAASLGAIWSSCSPDFGVQGVLDRFGQIEPVLFIAPDGYWYAGKRIDVGEKVAQAVARMPSVRKALIVDYLGAADEVAKATPRGEALTAALSRFTPAEVTFELLPFSHPLYILYSSGTTGIPKCIVHSAGGTLIQHLKEQRLHCGIVEGDRFFYFTTCGWMMWNWLVSGLASGATLLLYDGSPFHPDGRVLFDFADAEKMTYFGTSAKFIDAVHKSGLRPIDTHDLSTVRLISSTGSPLSPDSFVFVYEGIKKDVHLASISGGTDIVSCFVLGIPTKPVWIGEIQGAALGMAVDVWDEEGRHIAGEKGELVCTRAFPSMPIGFWNDPDGAKYRGAYFERFDNIWCHGDFAEWTKHGGIIIHGRSDATLNPGGVRIGTAEIYNQVEQMPEIAEAICIGQDWDGDVRVVLFVRPANGVTLDKDLEQRIRAKIRSGASPRHVPAKIVAVRDIPRTKSGKITELAVRDVVHGRAVKNKEALANPEALELYKDIPELQA; via the coding sequence ATGTCCGAAGCCCCGCTCTGGTCTCCTTCACCAGCCGCGATTGCAGCGTCACCGATGACGGCCTTCATGAAAGCGGCCGCGCGTGCGAGCGGAAGCGACATCGGCGATTACGGCCGGCTGCACCAATGGTCCATTGAGGACCGCGAGGCGTTCTGGGGCCTTGTATGGGATCAATGCGGCGTCATCGGGGAAAAGGGCAGCCGGGTGATGGTCGACGGCGACCGGATGCCCGGGGCTTCCTTCTTCCCTGATGCAAGGCTGAACTTCGCCGAGAACCTCCTACGCAAGAAAGGCGGCGAAGACGCGATCGTGTTTCGCGGCGAGGACAAGGTGGAACGTCGCCTGTCCTGGGACGACCTCCACGCGCTCGTGTCGCGCATGCAGCAGTTGTTCCGCGCCGAAGGCGTGAAGGCCGGGGACCGCATCGCCGGGATGATGCCCAACATGCCCGAAGCCGTGGCGGCGATGCTGGCCGCGGCTTCTCTTGGCGCCATCTGGTCGTCCTGCTCGCCGGATTTCGGCGTTCAGGGCGTGCTCGACCGCTTCGGCCAGATCGAGCCGGTTCTCTTCATCGCGCCGGACGGCTACTGGTATGCCGGCAAGCGCATTGATGTCGGCGAGAAGGTCGCCCAGGCCGTGGCTAGGATGCCGAGCGTCCGCAAGGCGCTGATCGTCGATTATCTTGGCGCCGCCGATGAGGTGGCGAAGGCCACGCCGCGCGGCGAGGCGCTGACGGCAGCACTTTCACGCTTCACCCCGGCCGAGGTCACGTTCGAGCTTCTGCCCTTTTCGCATCCGCTCTACATTCTCTATTCCTCTGGCACGACCGGCATCCCGAAATGCATCGTCCATTCCGCCGGCGGCACGCTCATCCAGCATCTGAAGGAGCAACGGCTCCATTGCGGTATCGTCGAGGGCGACCGCTTCTTCTATTTCACCACCTGCGGCTGGATGATGTGGAACTGGCTCGTCTCCGGCCTCGCCTCCGGCGCGACGCTGCTTCTCTATGATGGTTCGCCCTTCCATCCGGACGGGCGCGTGCTCTTCGATTTCGCCGATGCCGAGAAGATGACCTATTTCGGCACTTCCGCGAAATTCATCGATGCGGTGCACAAATCGGGCCTGAGACCGATCGATACGCACGATTTATCCACCGTGCGGCTGATCTCTTCGACCGGCTCGCCGCTGTCGCCGGACAGCTTCGTCTTTGTCTATGAAGGCATCAAGAAGGACGTGCATCTCGCCTCGATATCGGGCGGTACCGATATCGTCTCCTGCTTCGTGCTCGGTATTCCGACCAAGCCGGTATGGATCGGCGAGATCCAGGGGGCGGCGCTCGGCATGGCAGTCGATGTCTGGGACGAGGAGGGGCGCCATATCGCCGGCGAGAAGGGCGAACTCGTCTGTACGCGCGCCTTTCCTTCCATGCCGATCGGCTTCTGGAACGATCCGGACGGCGCGAAGTATCGCGGCGCCTATTTCGAACGCTTCGACAATATCTGGTGCCATGGCGACTTCGCCGAATGGACGAAGCATGGCGGCATCATCATCCACGGCCGCTCCGACGCGACGCTCAATCCCGGCGGCGTCCGCATCGGAACCGCGGAGATATATAATCAGGTCGAGCAGATGCCGGAGATCGCCGAGGCGATCTGCATCGGCCAGGACTGGGACGGCGATGTGCGCGTCGTCCTGTTCGTGCGGCCGGCCAACGGGGTGACGCTAGACAAGGACCTCGAACAGCGCATCCGGGCCAAGATACGCTCCGGCGCCAGCCCGCGCCATGTACCCGCGAAGATCGTCGCCGTGCGCGACATTCCGCGCACCAAATCCGGCAAGATCACCGAGCTTGCCGTGCGCGACGTGGTGCACGGCCGGGCGGTGAAGAACAAGGAGGCGCTCGCCAATCCGGAAGCGCTCGAACTCTACAAGGATATCCCCGAATTGCAGGCCTGA
- a CDS encoding phasin, whose product MAKTEKVSETIEFPSFDASKATDQFRAFTEKGVEQSKEAYAKFKTGTENAQKALETSFETAKSAGSDLSLKTIAALRANAETDFAHLEALVGVASVSELFELQTSYLRKRVELAVNQAKELQSASAKATEEVVKPVKDIFEKSFKELKVA is encoded by the coding sequence ATGGCCAAGACCGAGAAAGTAAGCGAAACCATCGAATTCCCGAGCTTCGACGCGAGCAAGGCGACCGACCAGTTCCGCGCCTTCACCGAGAAGGGCGTCGAGCAGTCGAAGGAAGCCTATGCCAAGTTCAAGACCGGCACCGAGAACGCCCAGAAGGCGCTTGAGACGAGCTTCGAGACGGCCAAGTCGGCCGGCAGCGACCTGTCGCTGAAGACCATCGCCGCTCTCCGCGCCAACGCCGAGACCGATTTCGCCCATCTCGAGGCGCTGGTCGGCGTCGCTTCCGTTTCGGAGCTGTTCGAGCTGCAGACCTCCTACCTCCGCAAGCGCGTCGAGCTGGCCGTCAACCAGGCGAAGGAACTGCAGTCCGCGTCGGCCAAGGCCACGGAAGAGGTCGTGAAGCCGGTCAAGGACATCTTCGAGAAGTCCTTCAAGGAACTGAAGGTCGCGTAA
- a CDS encoding AsmA family protein, translating to MPLITVRRTIWAAVLAVFAAMLLAAALPLIASTQIVRNRIAQEMGAWSGYRVILGQAPEIRVWPNFHATLNDVTLAEWGTDGRSPVIRAERVEIDLSAIAALRGEVSFSRVRLFRPTLYVQRRSADLYLPPMPSGGRIARSIQLARAAVKANPASPDPAALATDPFGTIEFSDGRIITMAGGKEAELITGIAGNVSWAALNRAASLTATGIWRGENVALTLASDQPLILFAGGNAPVNLGMKSAPLTVSFDGTTNISEGAFVDGTVKFSSPSLRRMLEWSRADVSARASIGSISVNSKVSGNAQRLKFDHAEITLDGNPGIGALDVSIGSAVPGISGTLAFDSIDLHSFLAAFTPLASLEDGNPGPPSGAGLIQGTNVDLRLSAVKATAGPVTLANVAATAQVKQGLAVFDVSDASAFGGDLQTGVRIDRKPNGNQVELRFHATDIDGAQIAKAFGLTRLFPQATGNASLMLKGMGRDWETVLDTGEGQISVSFGAGKVPGIDLAGFIKRAKSAGFFPLSAVGKGTLALDKLDLKATIAGGVATLDKAEAKSGDQIISLAGLVPFVDRGLALSGTIYPTPKPAPTSKDAAKPAVDPAQPAAPATDTRPTAAFFVGGSWSAPYISPIYPSMMPE from the coding sequence ATGCCGTTGATTACGGTCAGAAGAACGATATGGGCCGCGGTTCTAGCGGTGTTCGCTGCCATGCTCCTGGCGGCCGCCTTGCCGCTGATCGCCTCGACCCAGATCGTCCGTAACAGGATCGCCCAGGAGATGGGCGCCTGGAGCGGCTATCGGGTCATTCTCGGCCAGGCGCCGGAAATCCGCGTATGGCCGAATTTCCACGCCACGCTGAACGACGTGACGCTGGCCGAATGGGGGACCGACGGACGCTCGCCGGTCATACGGGCGGAGCGGGTCGAGATAGACCTGTCGGCCATTGCCGCGCTGCGCGGCGAAGTGTCCTTTTCGCGGGTGCGGCTTTTCCGCCCGACGCTCTATGTCCAGCGCCGTTCTGCCGACCTTTATCTCCCACCGATGCCGAGCGGCGGCCGCATCGCTCGCTCGATCCAGCTTGCGCGCGCCGCCGTCAAGGCAAATCCGGCCAGCCCCGATCCGGCCGCGCTTGCGACCGATCCTTTCGGCACGATCGAGTTTTCGGACGGCCGCATCATCACCATGGCCGGCGGCAAGGAAGCGGAACTGATCACCGGTATCGCCGGAAATGTGAGTTGGGCGGCGCTCAACCGGGCGGCATCGCTTACCGCGACGGGCATCTGGCGCGGCGAGAACGTTGCCCTCACACTCGCCTCGGACCAGCCGCTGATCCTGTTTGCCGGCGGCAACGCGCCGGTCAACCTCGGCATGAAATCCGCGCCGCTGACGGTTTCCTTCGACGGAACAACGAACATTTCCGAGGGCGCCTTCGTCGACGGTACGGTGAAATTCTCCTCGCCGTCGCTCCGGCGCATGTTGGAATGGTCGCGCGCGGACGTCTCGGCCAGGGCGTCGATCGGGTCGATCTCGGTGAACAGCAAGGTCAGCGGCAATGCGCAGCGCCTGAAGTTCGACCATGCCGAAATCACGCTCGACGGCAATCCCGGCATCGGCGCGCTCGACGTTTCGATCGGGAGTGCCGTACCCGGCATATCGGGCACGCTCGCCTTCGATAGTATCGATCTGCATTCCTTCCTTGCCGCCTTCACGCCGCTTGCCTCGCTCGAGGACGGAAATCCCGGCCCGCCTTCGGGCGCCGGGCTTATCCAGGGCACCAATGTCGATCTCAGGTTGTCGGCGGTGAAGGCGACGGCGGGACCCGTGACGCTCGCCAACGTCGCCGCGACGGCGCAGGTGAAGCAGGGGCTCGCCGTCTTCGACGTATCGGACGCCTCTGCCTTCGGCGGCGATCTGCAGACAGGCGTGCGTATCGACCGCAAGCCGAACGGCAACCAGGTCGAATTGCGCTTTCACGCGACCGATATCGACGGGGCGCAGATCGCCAAGGCATTCGGCCTGACGCGACTGTTTCCGCAGGCGACCGGAAACGCCTCGCTGATGCTGAAGGGAATGGGTAGGGACTGGGAGACGGTGCTGGATACCGGCGAAGGGCAGATATCGGTGAGCTTCGGCGCCGGCAAGGTTCCCGGCATCGATCTGGCCGGCTTCATCAAGCGCGCCAAAAGCGCGGGCTTCTTTCCGCTGAGCGCGGTGGGAAAAGGCACGCTTGCCCTCGACAAGCTCGATCTCAAGGCGACCATAGCGGGAGGAGTGGCAACGCTCGACAAGGCCGAGGCGAAGAGCGGCGACCAGATCATTTCGCTTGCCGGGCTGGTGCCCTTCGTCGACCGTGGCCTGGCGTTGTCGGGGACGATCTATCCCACGCCAAAGCCGGCGCCCACCAGCAAGGATGCCGCCAAACCGGCCGTTGACCCGGCCCAACCGGCGGCCCCGGCTACCGACACGCGGCCAACCGCGGCGTTCTTCGTCGGCGGCTCTTGGAGCGCGCCCTACATCTCGCCGATCTATCCCTCGATGATGCCGGAATAG
- a CDS encoding anti-sigma factor family protein → MNREQRKITEYDLHAYADGVLEEAARAAVEAHIQQNPSAAEDVACWRRQNEALRTLYGNVAAEPAPPRLGAYRIERESRMKAGHWLRMAAAAVLLVAAGGSAGWYGRSVLVPPAPAPLQQSLVDEAMEAHRIYSSEVVHPVEVRASEKDHLRAWLSKRLDRTLIVPDLRAEGLTLVGGRLLPAAGGPAAQFMYEDDTGHRVTLYIVPAKEGRETSFRYATLDRLEAFFWTDETISCALVGQLPRDRLHEIATQTYKQLG, encoded by the coding sequence ATGAACCGCGAGCAGCGCAAGATCACCGAATACGATCTGCACGCCTATGCGGACGGCGTGCTGGAAGAGGCAGCACGCGCGGCAGTCGAGGCCCATATCCAGCAGAATCCCTCAGCGGCAGAGGACGTGGCCTGCTGGCGGCGTCAGAACGAAGCCCTGCGGACGCTTTACGGCAATGTCGCGGCCGAGCCTGCGCCACCCCGTCTTGGCGCCTATCGCATCGAGCGGGAAAGCCGGATGAAAGCAGGCCATTGGCTTCGGATGGCCGCCGCCGCCGTACTGCTGGTTGCGGCAGGCGGTAGCGCCGGCTGGTACGGACGCAGCGTTCTTGTCCCACCCGCGCCCGCGCCGCTCCAACAGAGTCTGGTCGACGAAGCGATGGAAGCGCACCGGATCTATTCCAGCGAAGTGGTCCATCCCGTCGAAGTACGCGCCAGCGAGAAGGACCACCTTCGGGCATGGCTGTCGAAGCGCCTCGACCGCACGCTTATCGTTCCTGACCTGAGAGCGGAAGGACTCACCCTCGTCGGTGGGCGGCTCTTGCCTGCGGCAGGCGGGCCTGCCGCCCAGTTCATGTATGAAGACGATACCGGCCATCGGGTGACGCTCTATATCGTTCCAGCGAAAGAAGGCCGGGAAACCTCATTCCGCTATGCCACGCTCGACCGGCTGGAAGCATTCTTCTGGACCGATGAGACGATAAGTTGCGCGCTTGTCGGTCAATTACCACGCGACCGGCTGCATGAGATCGCCACGCAGACATACAAGCAACTGGGCTAG
- a CDS encoding YceI family protein codes for MLKISLAVALLLATAISARSDKLSSLHGQYMIAPSSRIAFSVAQLGGGGIAGTFSDFSGTFDLHPDDIARSSVTFSLEPASVKAAEPRVENFLRSSAVFDAAAYPVITFRSTGIHPEGGDRAIVEGSLTARGVSRRETFKATLTGRQGRTVAFHVVGDILRSSYGMDVGTPIYSNVAHFDMVLKGERK; via the coding sequence ATGCTCAAGATTTCGTTGGCTGTCGCGCTTTTGCTTGCGACTGCGATTTCCGCCAGGTCCGACAAATTGTCCAGCCTTCACGGCCAATACATGATCGCACCGTCCTCTCGCATCGCCTTCTCTGTGGCTCAGCTTGGTGGCGGCGGCATCGCCGGCACCTTCTCGGACTTTTCCGGCACGTTCGATCTGCACCCCGACGACATTGCAAGATCGAGTGTGACTTTCTCGCTCGAGCCGGCCAGCGTGAAGGCCGCCGAACCGCGTGTCGAGAACTTCCTGCGCTCCTCGGCCGTTTTCGATGCAGCCGCCTACCCGGTGATCACCTTCCGTTCGACCGGGATCCATCCGGAGGGTGGCGATCGCGCGATCGTCGAAGGATCGCTCACCGCACGCGGTGTCTCGCGCCGCGAAACATTCAAGGCCACCCTGACCGGTCGACAAGGACGAACAGTCGCCTTCCACGTCGTGGGCGACATATTGCGCTCGTCTTACGGCATGGATGTCGGCACGCCGATCTATTCCAACGTCGCTCACTTTGACATGGTTCTGAAGGGCGAACGGAAATAA
- a CDS encoding COG4315 family predicted lipoprotein gives MRSLILAAAMLATAIPLAHADDYAAGAIKSSDTAKGEVLTNADGMTLYTFDKDAAGKSNCYDQCATKWPPLAAAANAKADGDYTLVKRKDGSMQWAYNGRPLYLWQKDKKPGDVTGDGVGGVWHVAKE, from the coding sequence ATGCGTTCTCTCATACTGGCTGCCGCCATGCTGGCAACCGCAATACCGCTCGCCCATGCCGACGACTATGCCGCCGGCGCGATCAAATCGTCGGATACCGCCAAGGGCGAGGTTCTCACCAATGCCGACGGTATGACGCTCTACACTTTCGACAAGGATGCGGCCGGCAAGTCGAACTGCTACGATCAATGCGCGACGAAATGGCCGCCACTGGCCGCCGCCGCCAACGCCAAGGCAGATGGCGATTACACCTTGGTGAAACGGAAGGACGGCAGCATGCAGTGGGCCTATAATGGCCGGCCGCTCTACCTTTGGCAGAAGGACAAGAAGCCGGGCGATGTCACCGGCGATGGTGTCGGCGGGGTCTGGCACGTCGCCAAGGAATAG
- a CDS encoding sigma-70 family RNA polymerase sigma factor, translating into MAQILDEIEGCVPALRRYARALTHNADHADDLVQDCLERAIRKRGLWRPSGSVRSWMFRILLNIHRNDLRRMRRAPVSLPLDILPGDPAGPDAQPGRLALAETARAMQALPLDQREALLLVAVEEMSYAEAASTLSIPVGTLMSRLARGRTALRQMTEAGAPKLRSVK; encoded by the coding sequence ATGGCGCAAATCCTGGACGAGATCGAAGGCTGCGTCCCAGCGCTCCGCCGCTATGCGCGCGCGTTGACCCACAATGCCGACCATGCCGACGATCTCGTTCAGGATTGCCTGGAACGGGCGATCCGCAAGCGCGGCTTGTGGCGCCCATCGGGTTCGGTCCGTTCCTGGATGTTCCGGATCCTCCTGAACATCCATCGCAACGATCTGAGGCGAATGCGCCGGGCGCCCGTTTCTCTCCCGCTCGATATCCTGCCGGGCGATCCTGCCGGCCCCGATGCACAACCGGGCCGGTTGGCGCTGGCCGAGACCGCACGGGCGATGCAGGCACTGCCGCTCGATCAGCGCGAAGCGCTCCTTCTCGTCGCCGTGGAAGAGATGAGCTATGCCGAGGCAGCATCGACGCTGTCCATTCCTGTCGGCACGCTGATGTCGCGGCTGGCGCGGGGGCGGACTGCCCTGCGCCAGATGACGGAAGCGGGCGCACCAAAGCTGAGGTCCGTGAAATGA